A single region of the Mechercharimyces sp. CAU 1602 genome encodes:
- a CDS encoding response regulator transcription factor, protein MEEQQHAHILVVDDEDRIRRLLRMYLEREGYEIEEAEDGESALEKALEGDYDLILLDLMLPGMDGIEVCRRLREEKATPVIMLTARGEEMNRVEGFEAGTDDYVVKPFSPREVVHRIKAVLRRSSATAFLSPEPEMHNVIVFPELVIDHDAHEVRAGEQSVSLTPKEYELLHYLARSPDKVFSREDLLRDVWQYEFFGDLRTVDTHIKRLREKLSRASEHAAEMIKTVWGVGYKLEVPKG, encoded by the coding sequence GTGGAAGAACAACAGCATGCTCATATTCTAGTGGTCGATGATGAGGATCGTATTCGCCGTCTATTGCGGATGTACTTAGAACGAGAAGGGTATGAGATCGAAGAGGCAGAAGATGGGGAATCGGCCTTGGAGAAAGCACTGGAAGGCGATTATGATTTAATTCTGCTGGATTTGATGTTACCGGGGATGGATGGGATAGAAGTTTGTCGTCGTTTGCGCGAAGAGAAGGCAACTCCCGTTATCATGCTAACTGCTCGCGGCGAAGAGATGAATCGCGTCGAAGGTTTTGAAGCAGGGACGGATGACTATGTGGTCAAACCATTTAGCCCGCGCGAGGTTGTACACCGAATCAAAGCTGTGTTACGACGCTCATCGGCAACAGCTTTTCTCTCACCCGAACCGGAGATGCATAATGTTATCGTATTTCCAGAATTGGTGATCGACCATGATGCGCACGAGGTGCGGGCAGGTGAGCAATCGGTCTCTCTTACACCGAAGGAGTATGAGCTGCTTCACTACCTGGCTCGTTCTCCAGATAAAGTGTTTTCACGTGAAGATCTTCTGCGCGATGTGTGGCAGTATGAATTTTTCGGTGACTTGCGTACGGTAGATACACATATCAAACGTTTGCGAGAAAAACTGAGTCGTGCGTCTGAACATGCGGCAGAGATGATCAAGACTGTATGGGGCGTCGGCTACAAACTTGAGGTGCCCAAAGGGTGA
- a CDS encoding cell wall metabolism sensor histidine kinase WalK encodes MIWRSVVGKLWLTIIALVATVLIVLSVFISDQMVDTYGARQEENLLQLAHHMQQTLEGMEWSDTATKADDGLQVEQYIKNVFSVTSQFDTHVLLFGEESKKTPIATSSNVPADAWTSIVKKIQLEKVYKGEELTLQGEFVPQAEEERSNFHFNQFSLFSEENLLVAVPIREDGEVTGAVVLYQPIDEPQVHQLIFYSALIGIILTTFFAFFLTSRITKPLILMKKAAEEMAQSHFSRRIPVRIYEWDEIGELAITFNRMAGKLYESVTALSQEKEQLSSILRSMVDGVITMDANGRVIVTNPPAEKLLMQWRDQEAGDVHIDLLEEDLPSPLKDIFQTVVEDEKDHSGEITVHGRTWSVVMAPLYAREQVRGGVAVLRDVTEAKRLDKLRKDFVANVSHELRTPLAMLQGYSEALLDDVAQSPEERKELTKVIHDESLRMGRLVHELLDLARMESGHIRLHRDRMGVKEWLERVERKFHGVAVEQQIELEVKTSTSLPFVYWDEDKMEQVLTNLIDNAIRHTSEEGTVHVRAEAVKEMIHLTVRDTGSGIPEEDLPFIFERFYKADKARKRGQGGTGLGLAIVKHIVEAHGGSVTVESEQQVGTMFTIRIPIGDGEDGIQFA; translated from the coding sequence GTGATATGGCGCAGTGTCGTAGGTAAGCTGTGGCTCACCATTATTGCTTTGGTAGCAACTGTGTTGATCGTACTCAGTGTGTTTATCAGTGACCAAATGGTAGACACATACGGCGCACGCCAAGAAGAAAACCTTCTCCAACTTGCGCATCATATGCAACAAACACTGGAAGGTATGGAATGGTCGGATACGGCTACAAAAGCGGATGATGGATTGCAAGTGGAACAGTATATTAAAAATGTATTTTCTGTTACCTCACAGTTTGATACGCATGTGTTGTTATTTGGGGAAGAGAGTAAAAAAACACCTATTGCCACTTCAAGTAACGTACCCGCTGATGCATGGACAAGCATCGTAAAAAAAATTCAGTTAGAAAAAGTATACAAAGGTGAAGAGCTTACTTTGCAGGGAGAGTTTGTACCACAAGCGGAAGAAGAGCGGAGTAACTTTCATTTTAATCAATTCTCTCTTTTCTCAGAAGAGAATTTGCTAGTAGCTGTTCCCATTCGGGAAGATGGGGAAGTAACTGGAGCGGTCGTTCTTTATCAGCCCATCGATGAGCCGCAGGTGCATCAACTCATTTTTTACTCAGCATTGATTGGGATTATCTTAACGACATTTTTTGCGTTTTTCTTGACGAGCCGCATTACCAAACCTCTGATACTGATGAAAAAGGCGGCGGAAGAGATGGCGCAAAGTCACTTTTCACGCCGTATACCTGTACGCATTTACGAATGGGATGAGATTGGCGAATTAGCGATTACCTTTAACCGTATGGCCGGAAAGTTGTATGAATCGGTGACAGCCTTATCGCAGGAGAAAGAACAGTTATCCAGCATTTTACGCAGTATGGTGGATGGAGTTATTACGATGGATGCCAACGGTCGAGTGATTGTTACCAATCCTCCAGCGGAAAAGTTGTTGATGCAGTGGCGCGATCAAGAGGCAGGTGACGTCCATATTGACCTGCTAGAGGAGGATTTACCCTCCCCTTTAAAAGATATTTTTCAGACAGTGGTTGAAGATGAAAAAGATCATAGTGGGGAGATTACCGTTCACGGCCGTACATGGTCGGTCGTCATGGCCCCCTTGTACGCTCGAGAACAAGTACGAGGAGGTGTGGCTGTGTTGCGCGATGTAACAGAGGCCAAGCGCTTAGATAAATTGCGTAAAGACTTTGTTGCCAACGTATCACATGAATTGCGCACACCACTGGCGATGCTGCAAGGGTATAGTGAGGCATTATTGGATGACGTTGCACAGTCACCGGAGGAACGGAAAGAGTTGACCAAGGTGATTCATGACGAATCATTGCGAATGGGACGATTGGTGCACGAACTGCTAGATTTGGCACGTATGGAATCAGGACATATACGACTTCATCGCGACCGCATGGGGGTAAAAGAATGGCTGGAACGGGTGGAGCGTAAATTTCATGGGGTTGCTGTGGAGCAACAAATAGAACTAGAAGTGAAGACATCCACATCTTTACCTTTTGTCTACTGGGATGAAGATAAGATGGAGCAGGTGCTAACCAACTTAATTGATAATGCGATTCGGCACACATCAGAGGAAGGAACTGTTCATGTGCGAGCGGAGGCGGTGAAGGAGATGATTCATCTTACTGTTCGTGACACGGGGAGTGGCATTCCAGAAGAAGATTTACCTTTTATCTTTGAACGCTTTTATAAAGCGGATAAGGCGCGGAAGCGCGGGCAGGGTGGAACAGGATTAGGATTAGCTATTGTGAAACATATCGTAGAAGCACACGGAGGTAGCGTGACTGTAGAAAGTGAACAGCAAGTGGGAACAATGTTTACGATCCGCATACCGATCGGAGATGGCGAAGATGGGATCCAGTTTGCCTAA
- a CDS encoding tryptophan-rich sensory protein has protein sequence MQTQLLLRISNVIALLAVVSVNFLANWLPINGKTTGELSSQYPVLITPAPYVFSIWGLIYLLLAAFVLYLLFLPVSDTKTVQTVGWWFVISSILNISWIFLWHYEQIGLSVLVMLMLLLTLIVLYRRIQTNIVVDATIGEQLFVRLPFSIYLAWICVATIVNISVYLYASGWDRWGLSEEAWTICMMVIGTVLAMIVSRRHRDYAFALVFVWAWIGIAIKQINDPVLISATGYILSFVLFLWVYLLIRQQRQT, from the coding sequence ATGCAAACGCAGCTACTGTTAAGAATAAGTAATGTAATAGCCTTACTGGCTGTCGTCTCGGTTAATTTCCTCGCTAACTGGCTTCCGATCAACGGAAAAACAACAGGAGAACTTTCCAGTCAGTACCCGGTGCTGATTACGCCTGCTCCTTATGTCTTCTCTATCTGGGGCTTAATCTATCTACTACTCGCCGCTTTTGTCCTCTATCTCCTCTTTCTTCCCGTGTCTGACACAAAAACTGTACAAACCGTGGGCTGGTGGTTTGTGATCAGCTCTATACTCAATATTAGTTGGATCTTCTTGTGGCATTACGAACAGATTGGATTATCGGTACTGGTGATGCTGATGCTGCTACTAACATTAATCGTTTTGTACAGGCGCATTCAAACAAACATCGTCGTAGATGCCACCATCGGAGAACAGCTCTTTGTGCGTCTTCCCTTCAGTATTTATCTGGCTTGGATCTGTGTCGCTACCATTGTAAATATTAGTGTATACCTGTATGCAAGTGGTTGGGATCGTTGGGGCTTATCAGAAGAGGCGTGGACGATTTGCATGATGGTGATCGGCACAGTGCTCGCCATGATTGTGAGTCGGCGGCATCGTGACTACGCCTTCGCCCTCGTCTTTGTCTGGGCATGGATAGGGATTGCCATCAAACAAATAAATGACCCTGTTCTCATTTCCGCCACTGGATATATTCTCTCCTTCGTTCTATTCCTTTGGGTCTATCTGCTGATTAGACAACAGAGACAAACTTGA
- a CDS encoding Gmad2 immunoglobulin-like domain-containing protein: MKKTLLVLVCLLLLSAPNFDAPAIAKMEDRSVFRQVEISDASVQFQITGEARAFEGAYSYAVKNGDELLSEGHGQASVGAPSWGEISFNVNVARDSFPTTGSLFLELYEYSARDGSIVNVLRLPLQAGEYEEENIAFRQLSIAEPTYHYMLTGQARTFEGAFHYAVSDGHNYLLEGNGTASKGAPLWGDMSEELIFSQSTIPVNGTLVLELYYMDAKTGRQILDDFYVVDRFPW; this comes from the coding sequence GTGAAGAAAACACTTTTGGTGCTCGTCTGTCTACTGCTTCTTTCCGCGCCTAACTTCGATGCTCCTGCCATTGCCAAAATGGAAGATCGCTCTGTATTTCGTCAAGTTGAGATCTCTGATGCGTCTGTTCAGTTTCAGATTACAGGTGAAGCACGTGCTTTTGAAGGTGCCTATTCCTACGCTGTAAAAAACGGTGATGAACTCCTATCCGAAGGGCATGGACAAGCTTCTGTAGGTGCACCCTCATGGGGTGAGATCTCGTTTAACGTGAACGTAGCAAGAGACAGCTTTCCCACTACGGGCTCCCTTTTCTTAGAACTGTATGAATATTCCGCTCGAGATGGCTCCATCGTTAATGTGCTGCGCCTCCCTCTACAGGCTGGGGAGTACGAAGAGGAAAACATAGCTTTTCGTCAACTATCAATCGCTGAACCCACTTATCACTATATGTTAACCGGACAGGCGCGTACATTTGAAGGAGCATTTCACTACGCTGTCAGTGATGGACATAACTATCTGCTCGAAGGGAATGGAACAGCTAGTAAAGGAGCTCCGCTATGGGGCGATATGAGCGAAGAACTTATCTTTTCACAATCAACCATCCCCGTAAATGGAACGCTTGTTTTGGAACTGTACTACATGGATGCAAAAACAGGCAGACAAATATTGGACGATTTTTATGTGGTTGACCGGTTTCCATGGTAG
- a CDS encoding SDR family oxidoreductase, whose translation MEKIEGHVAIVTGASRGLGRAIATRLAQEGVFVMAAARHEGELQQLSQEHPRQITPVQCDITSSAQVKQLVQQTIDQHGKLDFLINNAGLGRFAPVHELDESDWDDMMNVNLKGSFLTCKYAIPHLITQRGHIVNISSVAGTVTFAGGAGYCASKFGLGALSNVLTEELKPHQVKVSTLCPGSIQTYFSNKEKPYALQPEQVANTVWTILSADEGVIYNQVIMRPQVPPQNM comes from the coding sequence ATGGAAAAAATAGAAGGTCATGTAGCCATCGTAACAGGAGCGAGCCGAGGTTTAGGACGGGCCATCGCAACGCGGTTGGCACAAGAGGGTGTTTTCGTGATGGCAGCAGCCCGTCATGAAGGTGAATTACAGCAGCTAAGTCAAGAACACCCTCGGCAGATCACACCCGTGCAGTGTGATATTACCTCATCAGCACAAGTAAAGCAGCTCGTGCAGCAGACGATCGACCAGCACGGAAAACTGGACTTTCTTATCAACAATGCAGGACTAGGTCGCTTTGCTCCTGTACATGAATTGGACGAGAGTGACTGGGATGACATGATGAATGTCAACCTGAAAGGCTCTTTTCTCACCTGTAAGTATGCTATCCCACACCTGATTACACAGCGTGGGCACATCGTCAATATTTCAAGTGTCGCAGGTACGGTAACCTTTGCTGGTGGAGCTGGTTATTGCGCTTCTAAATTTGGCTTAGGTGCTCTCTCTAATGTCTTAACAGAAGAATTGAAGCCCCATCAAGTAAAAGTGAGCACACTTTGTCCAGGCTCAATTCAAACTTACTTCTCTAACAAGGAAAAGCCGTACGCGCTTCAACCCGAGCAAGTAGCCAATACCGTTTGGACAATTTTATCCGCTGATGAAGGCGTGATTTATAACCAAGTCATTATGCGTCCGCAAGTTCCGCCACAAAACATGTAA
- a CDS encoding DUF2238 domain-containing protein, with product MKNHLPLYLTYITIILALAIWSGIHPVDRAIWFFEAFPALIGILLLSLLYKRYPFTPMAYLFAFIAALFMLLASHYTYEEVPIQLIVGGMERNHFDRLGHVFQGIVVTLFLREIFIRENIVAIKYLTPIVIILALGFAAGYELVEFLSGLIKGGNLEEFLGYQGDPWDSHWDMICALLGSIFFLCALAPLHLKQVKKI from the coding sequence TTGAAGAATCATCTCCCTCTCTATCTTACTTACATCACAATCATACTCGCATTAGCGATCTGGTCGGGCATTCATCCCGTCGATCGTGCTATCTGGTTTTTTGAGGCTTTCCCAGCACTTATAGGGATATTGTTACTCTCCCTTCTTTATAAGCGCTATCCCTTTACTCCCATGGCTTATCTATTTGCTTTTATCGCTGCGCTCTTCATGCTTCTTGCTAGCCATTATACTTACGAGGAGGTGCCGATTCAGCTTATTGTGGGGGGAATGGAACGAAATCATTTCGATCGCTTGGGACATGTATTTCAGGGAATAGTCGTTACTCTCTTTCTACGCGAAATTTTTATTCGTGAAAATATCGTTGCGATCAAGTACCTCACCCCTATCGTTATCATACTTGCCCTCGGCTTTGCCGCAGGATATGAATTGGTTGAGTTTTTATCCGGGTTAATAAAAGGAGGAAATTTGGAGGAGTTCCTTGGATATCAGGGGGACCCTTGGGATTCGCATTGGGATATGATTTGTGCACTATTAGGGAGTATCTTCTTTTTGTGCGCCCTGGCCCCCCTTCATCTGAAGCAAGTAAAAAAGATATAA
- the sigJ gene encoding RNA polymerase sigma factor SigJ, with protein sequence MEISERLYHQYYNLLFSIAYRMTSSVSDAEDMVQDVLLQSINRVDWKAITNPKAYLCKLITNRCLDYLKSARNQRTSYIGEWLPEPLITEISNPPEEQAISSEQLGVAYLLLLEQLIPTERLVFVFREVFQYRYREISELTELSESNCRKLYSRAKQKLAIGLERKDYPPTGMQENQILMNKFIRAIQSGERDTLSSLLSQEVVVYADGGGKVSAAMRPIFKMERVIAYLLGIERKAKGEYTYQITTVNGGPGIVFFVNEKAYCVCTCELTGDLISKLFFILNPDKLRHVQ encoded by the coding sequence ATGGAGATTTCCGAACGACTATATCATCAATACTATAACCTATTATTTTCCATAGCATATCGCATGACGAGTAGTGTTTCAGATGCGGAAGATATGGTACAAGATGTCTTATTGCAATCGATTAACCGAGTAGATTGGAAAGCGATCACCAATCCCAAGGCATACTTATGTAAATTGATTACCAATCGCTGTCTTGACTATCTCAAATCAGCACGAAATCAACGCACTTCTTATATAGGCGAATGGCTGCCAGAGCCCTTAATTACAGAAATATCTAATCCACCAGAGGAACAGGCTATCTCCAGTGAACAGCTGGGGGTTGCTTATCTTCTCCTCTTGGAACAATTAATACCGACTGAACGTCTTGTCTTCGTATTTCGGGAGGTATTTCAATACCGTTACCGTGAGATCAGTGAGCTTACAGAGCTATCCGAGAGTAACTGTCGCAAGCTGTACAGTCGTGCCAAACAAAAACTGGCTATAGGATTGGAGCGAAAAGATTATCCACCAACAGGAATGCAAGAGAATCAAATATTGATGAACAAATTTATCCGTGCAATTCAATCTGGCGAACGCGATACTTTGAGTTCGCTCTTATCACAGGAAGTGGTAGTATATGCTGACGGTGGCGGTAAAGTATCCGCAGCCATGCGCCCTATTTTCAAGATGGAGCGCGTCATTGCCTACCTTCTTGGGATCGAACGCAAAGCTAAGGGAGAATACACTTATCAAATCACCACTGTGAACGGCGGCCCGGGAATCGTCTTTTTCGTTAACGAAAAAGCATATTGCGTATGCACATGCGAACTTACTGGAGACCTTATTAGTAAGCTTTTCTTTATCTTAAATCCAGATAAATTACGCCATGTGCAGTGA
- a CDS encoding NAD(P)/FAD-dependent oxidoreductase, which yields MTNTIQTCDVAIIGGGLSGLTAAQYLAQSGLNVLILEKGERLGGRAQTQVRAGAHFNLGPHAFYHRGEGLKILKELGLQPQGGSPALDGKIVFQKKMYSLPASPTSVLATTYLHPVDKIRFITMMSQLPKLDPQNYRNLSVLEWVQKNISSNKLRLMFLALCRLSSYSHQPEKMSATVALTQLQRSMGGVRYIDGGWETVIQSLAKRARTHGVQMRTGTTVARIEGEHPQFHLHLSNGEKISTTFVLSTVGLSQTAKLVADHKLGKPIAQLASEMVPVYGATLDIVTSHLPARTSFALGADQPVYYANHSKVAALTDNPEHSVLHVFKYLHEEDIGKDHKTELLSFIDTIQPGWHKHVLAKRYLPRLQITEGLATVKRLQQTEVEQTGLQCIPGLYFAGDWLFQTGLLADAAIGSGKRAAADIVGHHWKGERHDGDFRTTISSIL from the coding sequence GTGACAAACACTATCCAAACATGTGATGTAGCCATTATTGGCGGAGGGCTAAGTGGCCTAACTGCAGCTCAATATTTAGCTCAATCTGGATTGAACGTGCTCATATTAGAAAAAGGAGAACGGCTGGGGGGAAGGGCACAAACACAAGTGAGAGCAGGCGCGCACTTCAATCTGGGCCCCCATGCATTTTATCATCGGGGAGAAGGCTTAAAAATCTTGAAAGAACTCGGTCTGCAACCGCAAGGCGGATCCCCTGCCTTGGATGGTAAAATCGTGTTTCAAAAGAAAATGTATTCGCTTCCCGCATCTCCTACATCTGTGTTAGCAACAACTTATCTCCATCCAGTGGACAAAATAAGATTTATTACGATGATGAGCCAGCTTCCCAAACTTGATCCACAAAATTATCGTAATCTGTCTGTGCTAGAATGGGTACAGAAAAACATAAGTAGCAACAAACTGCGGCTGATGTTCCTCGCCCTCTGCCGGCTGTCAAGCTATAGTCATCAACCTGAAAAGATGAGTGCCACCGTCGCACTTACACAGTTACAGCGATCGATGGGGGGTGTACGATATATAGATGGGGGCTGGGAGACAGTCATCCAATCCTTAGCGAAGCGGGCACGAACACACGGCGTACAAATGAGGACAGGAACAACCGTAGCACGAATAGAGGGAGAACACCCTCAGTTTCACCTGCATCTTAGCAACGGAGAAAAAATTTCAACTACATTCGTCCTCTCCACCGTCGGCCTCTCACAAACGGCCAAACTGGTAGCTGACCACAAGCTGGGCAAACCCATTGCACAACTGGCTAGCGAAATGGTGCCCGTCTACGGGGCTACTCTCGATATTGTGACCTCCCACTTGCCAGCCCGCACATCCTTTGCCCTCGGCGCTGACCAACCAGTCTATTATGCTAATCACTCCAAGGTGGCCGCATTAACAGATAATCCTGAGCACTCCGTCCTTCACGTCTTTAAATATTTGCATGAAGAGGATATCGGAAAAGACCATAAGACAGAATTACTCTCCTTCATAGACACGATTCAACCTGGTTGGCACAAACATGTGTTGGCAAAAAGATACTTACCTCGCCTGCAGATAACTGAAGGGCTAGCTACTGTTAAACGACTACAACAAACAGAAGTTGAACAAACAGGTTTACAATGTATCCCAGGTCTCTATTTCGCCGGAGATTGGCTTTTTCAAACAGGACTTCTGGCGGATGCAGCTATCGGTAGTGGAAAACGAGCCGCGGCAGATATTGTGGGCCACCACTGGAAAGGAGAAAGGCATGATGGAGATTTCCGAACGACTATATCATCAATACTATAA
- a CDS encoding NAD(P)-dependent alcohol dehydrogenase: protein MKAVSIQRYGPPEVLQVTEVKKPSPQEDEVLIKVHESIVTPADCAFRKADPVIIRFFNGLWRPKNLVLGVEFAGIVEAVGTKVTQFSVGDRVFGSTAPKTGAHAEYVCIPESGVVVSLPAQVSFSESVGICDGGMTAYTFLKEECEIKPGYQVLINGASGSVGSFAVQLAKEMGTEVTGVCSTANTELVKSFGADHVIDYTSSDFTQTPSTYDIIFDAVGKSSFARCKRALKPTGVYLTTVPTLSGIMQMVWTKMVGKKKAKFAATGLKQTKEKLQYLLQMCEQGKIRSMIDRRYSLEEVVTAHRYVETGRKKGNVILSIYESK from the coding sequence TTGAAAGCAGTTAGCATTCAAAGATATGGACCACCCGAGGTTTTGCAAGTAACTGAGGTGAAAAAACCGTCTCCACAAGAAGATGAGGTGTTGATCAAGGTACATGAAAGTATCGTTACACCTGCAGATTGTGCTTTTCGCAAAGCAGATCCTGTTATCATCCGCTTCTTTAATGGATTATGGAGGCCCAAAAATCTCGTGTTAGGAGTGGAGTTCGCGGGGATCGTTGAAGCCGTAGGCACTAAGGTGACTCAATTTAGCGTGGGTGATCGTGTATTTGGTTCGACAGCACCTAAAACAGGCGCGCATGCGGAATATGTATGTATACCCGAATCAGGAGTGGTGGTCTCTCTTCCTGCTCAAGTTAGTTTTAGTGAATCCGTTGGTATTTGCGATGGAGGGATGACTGCCTACACTTTTTTAAAAGAGGAGTGCGAAATAAAGCCAGGATATCAGGTTTTGATCAATGGGGCATCCGGTTCGGTCGGTTCGTTTGCAGTGCAACTGGCAAAAGAGATGGGAACAGAAGTGACAGGGGTATGTAGTACGGCTAATACCGAGTTAGTGAAGTCGTTCGGGGCTGACCATGTGATTGATTATACTAGTAGTGACTTTACCCAGACACCTTCAACCTATGACATCATTTTTGATGCGGTAGGGAAGAGTTCGTTTGCGCGTTGTAAGCGGGCTCTAAAACCAACAGGAGTATATCTGACAACGGTACCAACTTTATCGGGGATCATGCAGATGGTATGGACAAAAATGGTGGGGAAAAAGAAAGCGAAATTTGCCGCTACAGGCTTAAAGCAGACAAAAGAGAAATTACAATACCTTCTCCAGATGTGTGAGCAAGGAAAGATTCGGTCAATGATTGATCGTCGTTATTCATTAGAGGAAGTGGTAACAGCTCATCGGTATGTGGAGACGGGACGTAAGAAGGGGAATGTGATTCTCTCTATTTATGAAAGTAAATAA